A single genomic interval of Microbacterium sp. BLY harbors:
- a CDS encoding biotin transporter BioY, with protein sequence MAPTPRDTSAMLGRVAVFAALIIVLGTVVVPLPGGVPITGQTLAVMLAGLVLGPRVAPWSVALVLLLAALGLPVLAGGRGGLGVFVGPTAGYLLGWIAGVVVIGLLMRTGRPTWWRAAIAAFVGGVLVVYAFGIPVQALVTGVPLDLTALSTLAFLPGDLIKVTAATLLVVALRRAYPRAFADHRPLRPALA encoded by the coding sequence ATGGCACCCACTCCCCGCGACACCTCGGCCATGCTCGGCCGGGTGGCCGTCTTCGCCGCTCTCATCATCGTGCTCGGCACGGTCGTCGTCCCGCTCCCCGGCGGCGTGCCCATCACAGGCCAGACCCTCGCCGTCATGCTGGCCGGTCTCGTGCTCGGGCCGCGGGTCGCACCGTGGTCGGTCGCCCTGGTCCTGCTGCTGGCGGCGCTCGGCCTCCCGGTCCTCGCCGGCGGGCGCGGAGGGCTCGGGGTCTTCGTCGGGCCGACGGCCGGATACCTGCTCGGGTGGATCGCCGGTGTCGTGGTGATCGGGCTCCTGATGCGCACCGGCCGACCGACCTGGTGGCGCGCCGCGATCGCCGCGTTCGTCGGGGGTGTGCTCGTCGTCTACGCCTTCGGCATCCCCGTGCAGGCTCTCGTCACCGGGGTCCCGCTCGACCTCACCGCCCTCTCCACGCTGGCCTTCCTGCCCGGTGACCTCATCAAGGTGACCGCAGCCACCCTCCTCGTCGTCGCCCTCCGCCGCGCCTACCCCCGGGCCTTCGCCGACCACCGTCCCCTCCGCCCCGCCCTCGCCTGA
- a CDS encoding NAD(P)/FAD-dependent oxidoreductase — protein sequence MSAAEKTDEYDLIVLGGGPVGENVADRAVQGGLTAIIVESELVGGECSYWACMPSKALLRSAQALRAAQHVPGAAEAVTGGLDVRAVFARRDSFTSNWSDDGQVKWLESAHIDLARGHGRLTGEREVTVTDPDGGTRVLRARHAVAISTGSDAVIPPIEGLREAAPWTSREATSAEEVPESLAVIGGGVVAVEMATAYAALGSSVTLLARSGLLGGMEPFAGERVADGLRELGVDVRTDTGTTAVHRDGGRVTITLDDGETVTAAEVLVATGRSPRSADIGLDVVGLEPGRWIETDDTLRVPGHDWLYAVGDVNGRVLLTHQGKYQARAAGDVIAARAKGEAVDDAPWGRHVATADHSAVPQVTFSMPEVGSVGLTEAAAREAGTAVHVVDYDLGWVAGASLYEDGFAGQARLVVDTDRDVVIGATFVGPEVAELVQAATIAIVGEVPIARLWHAVPSYPTISEIWLRLLEGYGRDSA from the coding sequence ATGAGTGCTGCCGAGAAGACCGACGAATACGACCTCATCGTCCTGGGCGGTGGCCCGGTCGGGGAGAATGTGGCCGACCGCGCCGTGCAGGGGGGCCTCACGGCGATCATCGTGGAGAGCGAGCTCGTGGGCGGCGAGTGCTCGTACTGGGCCTGCATGCCCTCGAAGGCGTTGCTCCGCTCCGCCCAGGCGCTCCGGGCCGCACAGCATGTCCCGGGCGCCGCGGAGGCGGTGACCGGGGGGCTGGACGTGCGCGCTGTGTTCGCACGCCGTGACTCCTTCACGAGCAACTGGTCCGACGACGGACAGGTGAAGTGGCTCGAGTCGGCTCACATCGACCTCGCCCGCGGCCACGGCCGGCTGACGGGGGAGCGCGAGGTGACGGTGACCGACCCGGACGGCGGCACGCGGGTCCTGCGTGCGCGTCACGCGGTCGCGATCAGCACCGGCTCGGATGCCGTCATCCCGCCCATCGAGGGTCTGCGGGAGGCGGCGCCGTGGACGAGCCGCGAGGCGACCAGCGCCGAAGAGGTCCCCGAGAGCCTCGCGGTGATCGGCGGCGGTGTCGTCGCGGTCGAGATGGCCACCGCGTACGCCGCGCTCGGCTCGTCGGTCACGCTGCTCGCGCGCAGCGGGCTGCTCGGAGGGATGGAGCCCTTCGCCGGAGAGCGCGTCGCCGACGGGCTCCGGGAACTCGGCGTCGACGTCCGCACCGACACCGGGACGACCGCGGTGCACCGCGACGGCGGACGGGTGACGATCACGCTCGACGACGGGGAGACCGTGACGGCGGCGGAGGTGCTCGTCGCGACCGGCCGCTCACCGCGCAGCGCGGACATCGGGCTCGACGTCGTCGGGCTCGAGCCGGGCCGCTGGATCGAAACGGACGACACCCTGCGCGTCCCGGGGCACGACTGGCTCTACGCCGTGGGCGACGTCAACGGGCGCGTGCTGCTGACACACCAGGGCAAATACCAGGCGCGGGCGGCGGGCGATGTCATCGCCGCGCGGGCGAAGGGCGAGGCGGTCGACGACGCCCCCTGGGGCCGTCACGTCGCCACGGCCGATCACTCCGCTGTGCCGCAGGTCACGTTCTCGATGCCCGAGGTCGGATCGGTCGGGCTCACCGAGGCCGCGGCCCGCGAGGCCGGCACCGCAGTCCACGTCGTCGACTACGACCTCGGCTGGGTGGCGGGCGCGAGCCTCTATGAGGACGGCTTCGCCGGGCAGGCGCGGCTGGTCGTCGACACCGACCGCGACGTCGTGATCGGTGCGACCTTCGTCGGACCAGAGGTCGCCGAGCTGGTGCAGGCGGCGACCATCGCGATCGTCGGCGAGGTCCCGATCGCCCGGCTCTGGCACGCCGTGCCCTCGTATCCCACGATCAGCGAGATCTGGTTGCGGCTGCTGGAGGGGTACGGACGCGACTCGGCCTGA
- a CDS encoding DUF427 domain-containing protein, which produces MKAVLAGNVIAEADQDDLIRIEGNWYFPPASVAPDALVESPTPYTCPWKGECQYYSVQVDGELHKDLAWSYPHPYPSAFDRVGKDFSGYVAFAPGVEVSA; this is translated from the coding sequence ATGAAGGCTGTACTCGCAGGAAACGTCATCGCCGAGGCCGACCAGGACGACCTCATCCGCATCGAGGGGAACTGGTACTTCCCGCCGGCATCCGTCGCGCCCGACGCGCTCGTCGAGAGCCCCACCCCCTACACCTGTCCGTGGAAGGGCGAGTGCCAGTACTACTCCGTCCAGGTCGACGGAGAGCTGCACAAGGATCTCGCGTGGTCGTACCCGCATCCGTACCCGTCGGCGTTCGACCGCGTCGGCAAGGACTTTTCCGGCTACGTCGCCTTCGCCCCGGGCGTCGAGGTCTCGGCCTAG
- a CDS encoding ABC transporter ATP-binding protein produces MIEFRNVTKRFPDGTLAVDDFSLVLPSRKTTVFVGSSGCGKTTLLRMINRMVEPTSGEVEIDGESVLSGDPVALRRRIGYVMQNSGLMPHFTVIDNVATVLRLNGVKRKQAHERARELLTTVGLDQALAERYPSQLSGGQQQRVGVARGLAADPNILLMDEPFGAVDPIVRADLQQETLRLQHELDKTVVFVTHDIDEAFLLGDQVVILDKGARIVQVGSPSEIIENPADDFVSSFIGADRGRRALHLKQTPRGIVVVDSEGRTQGAIVDAPEGVADGADTVKAAP; encoded by the coding sequence ATGATCGAGTTCCGCAACGTCACGAAGCGCTTCCCCGACGGGACGCTCGCCGTGGACGACTTCAGCCTCGTGCTGCCTTCCCGCAAGACGACCGTGTTCGTCGGATCATCCGGCTGCGGCAAGACCACGTTGCTGCGCATGATCAACCGCATGGTCGAGCCGACCTCGGGGGAGGTCGAGATCGACGGCGAGAGCGTGCTGTCGGGTGACCCGGTCGCGCTGCGCCGCCGCATCGGCTATGTCATGCAGAACTCCGGGCTCATGCCGCACTTCACCGTCATCGACAACGTCGCCACGGTGCTGCGGCTGAACGGGGTGAAGCGCAAGCAGGCGCATGAGCGGGCGCGCGAGCTGCTCACGACGGTCGGCCTCGACCAGGCGCTCGCCGAGCGCTACCCGAGCCAGTTGTCGGGTGGGCAGCAGCAGCGCGTCGGGGTGGCTCGCGGGCTCGCCGCCGACCCGAACATCCTCCTCATGGACGAGCCGTTCGGTGCGGTCGACCCGATCGTCCGCGCCGACCTGCAGCAGGAGACCCTGCGTCTGCAGCACGAGCTCGACAAGACGGTCGTCTTCGTCACGCACGACATCGACGAGGCGTTCCTTCTCGGCGACCAGGTCGTCATCCTCGACAAGGGCGCCCGGATCGTGCAGGTGGGCAGCCCGAGCGAGATCATCGAGAACCCGGCCGACGACTTCGTCTCCTCCTTCATCGGAGCCGACCGCGGCCGCCGTGCGCTGCACCTCAAGCAGACGCCGCGCGGCATCGTGGTCGTGGACTCCGAGGGCCGTACGCAGGGGGCGATCGTCGATGCGCCGGAGGGCGTCGCCGACGGAGCCGACACGGTGAAGGCGGCCCCGTGA
- a CDS encoding ABC transporter permease: MNWVGDNLGLILELTAVHLQQSAIAIVLGFVLALPLGWVAWRYQLVKGPVIVLTGLLYTIPSLALLILLPSVAGYPARSPANLVIGLTIYAVAILVRAVSDGLDSVDPAIRQSAVAMGYGGFRRFWTVDFPLAGPVILAGLRVAAVSTISLATVGILVGVTNLGYLFTNGLQRRILAEVFTGIVAVVVIALVIDLLLVLLGRALMPWTRAAATPAAARRTIALRTAA, from the coding sequence GTGAACTGGGTCGGCGACAACCTCGGGCTGATCCTCGAGCTCACCGCCGTGCATCTGCAGCAGAGTGCGATCGCCATCGTGCTCGGCTTCGTGCTGGCACTGCCGCTGGGATGGGTGGCCTGGCGCTATCAGCTCGTCAAGGGACCGGTCATCGTGCTGACCGGTCTGCTGTACACGATCCCGTCCCTGGCGCTCCTCATCCTGCTGCCGTCGGTGGCGGGCTACCCGGCTCGGAGCCCGGCCAACCTCGTCATCGGCCTCACCATCTACGCGGTCGCGATCCTCGTGCGCGCCGTGTCCGACGGCCTGGACTCGGTCGACCCCGCCATTCGGCAGTCGGCGGTCGCCATGGGGTACGGCGGGTTCCGCCGCTTCTGGACGGTGGATTTCCCGCTTGCCGGACCGGTCATTCTCGCGGGCCTGCGGGTGGCCGCCGTGAGCACGATCTCGCTGGCGACAGTCGGGATCCTCGTCGGCGTCACGAACCTGGGCTACCTGTTCACGAATGGTCTCCAGCGCCGCATCCTCGCCGAGGTGTTCACGGGCATCGTGGCCGTCGTCGTCATCGCCCTCGTCATCGACCTGCTGCTGGTGCTTCTCGGCCGTGCCCTCATGCCGTGGACCCGGGCGGCAGCCACCCCCGCCGCGGCGCGCCGGACGATCGCTCTGAGGACGGCCGCATGA
- a CDS encoding ABC transporter permease, with translation MNVFTEAFAWLFSPDRWVGSYSLPVLFGQHVFYTIVSVLIAAVIAVPLGWLIGHTGKGREVAVAVSGAARAIPSFGLMVLLVLLLGVLRTPLAAIITFVILAIPSLLAGAYTGLEAVDRRTIDAARAMGMTGWQVFWKVEVPLGMPLLVGGLRSALLQVIATVTIAAYVNLGGLGWPIIQGIPLRRFDQVLGGAILVAVLALLVDLLLALAQHASVPRGVRTRPQRRRSRSAAPTAATA, from the coding sequence ATGAACGTCTTCACTGAGGCCTTCGCGTGGCTCTTCTCCCCCGACCGCTGGGTCGGCTCCTACTCGCTTCCGGTGCTGTTCGGCCAGCATGTGTTCTACACGATCGTCTCGGTACTGATCGCCGCCGTCATCGCGGTCCCGCTGGGGTGGCTCATCGGACACACGGGCAAGGGGCGGGAGGTCGCGGTCGCCGTCTCCGGAGCAGCACGTGCGATCCCGTCGTTCGGCCTGATGGTCCTGCTGGTACTCCTGCTGGGGGTGCTACGCACACCGCTGGCGGCGATCATCACGTTCGTCATTCTGGCGATCCCCTCCCTCCTCGCCGGCGCGTACACCGGACTGGAGGCAGTCGATCGTCGCACCATCGACGCGGCGCGGGCGATGGGGATGACCGGCTGGCAGGTGTTCTGGAAGGTGGAGGTGCCGCTCGGGATGCCTCTCCTCGTCGGCGGACTCCGGTCGGCGCTCCTTCAGGTCATCGCCACGGTCACCATCGCCGCGTACGTGAACCTCGGCGGCCTCGGCTGGCCCATCATCCAGGGCATCCCGCTCCGTCGTTTCGACCAGGTGCTCGGTGGCGCGATCCTCGTCGCGGTGCTCGCGCTCCTCGTCGACCTCCTGCTCGCCCTCGCCCAGCACGCTTCCGTCCCGCGGGGCGTGCGCACGCGTCCGCAACGCCGTCGATCCCGGTCGGCAGCGCCCACGGCCGCGACCGCCTGA
- a CDS encoding ABC transporter substrate-binding protein, with amino-acid sequence MFTARKSRLALAGGVALAAALALSGCANSNPLDAPTDDAGDGGGSDTIVIGSQAYYSNEIIAEIYAQALEAADFDVDRQFSIGQRDAYMPDVESGAIDLFPEYTGNLLEYLDKDATATSPDDVYAALQDALPEGLTALDYAEASDQDTYTVLKSFAEENDLTSIADLADVTTPVTIGAAPEFEQRPYGPAAAKEVYGVDLAFSATGPTTLESLLAGEIQVADIYSADPAFQTEDIVALEDPENIILASNVVPIASSDVADEIADVINGISAKLTAEELVALNVQSTVDQKSAEDIAKKWLTDNDLI; translated from the coding sequence ATGTTCACCGCACGAAAGTCCCGCCTCGCCCTTGCCGGCGGCGTCGCACTCGCCGCCGCGCTCGCGCTCTCCGGCTGCGCCAACAGCAACCCGCTGGACGCACCTACCGACGACGCCGGAGACGGGGGTGGCAGCGACACCATCGTCATCGGCTCGCAGGCGTACTACTCGAACGAGATCATCGCCGAGATCTACGCGCAGGCGCTCGAGGCCGCGGACTTCGACGTCGATCGTCAGTTCAGCATCGGTCAGCGCGACGCCTACATGCCGGACGTCGAGTCCGGGGCGATCGACCTGTTCCCGGAGTACACGGGCAACCTGCTCGAGTACCTGGACAAGGATGCGACCGCCACGAGCCCGGACGACGTCTACGCCGCCCTGCAGGATGCGCTCCCCGAAGGTCTCACGGCGCTCGACTACGCCGAGGCGTCCGACCAGGACACCTACACGGTACTCAAGAGCTTCGCCGAGGAGAACGACCTCACCTCGATCGCCGACCTCGCGGACGTGACCACCCCGGTCACCATCGGCGCGGCCCCGGAGTTCGAGCAGCGTCCGTACGGGCCGGCCGCGGCCAAGGAGGTCTACGGCGTCGACCTGGCATTCTCGGCCACCGGCCCGACCACGCTGGAGTCGCTGCTCGCCGGTGAGATCCAGGTCGCGGACATCTACTCCGCCGACCCGGCGTTCCAGACCGAGGACATCGTGGCCCTGGAGGACCCGGAGAACATCATCCTCGCCTCGAACGTCGTCCCGATCGCGTCCAGCGACGTGGCCGACGAGATCGCCGACGTCATCAACGGCATCAGCGCCAAGCTGACCGCCGAGGAGCTCGTCGCCCTCAACGTGCAGAGCACGGTCGACCAGAAGTCGGCGGAGGACATCGCGAAGAAGTGGCTCACGGACAACGACCTCATCTGA
- a CDS encoding AI-2E family transporter, whose translation MSNDESPSPAPHDDRGVPAVDGGPAPVDAALAGVAEEAPGALTTPAGPTRPVVIEPTTPSRSFWTRIDRPFVFGFLVTLGGLGAIVIGMALSNLSTVLIYIALALFASLGLDPAVRFLERRGLSRALAVVTTILALIIVVALVLWMIVPIVVDQIASFVKSVPGMVQDFTKTDLYGTLNNQFGDQFQDLVSEVQKFLSDFGNLATIGGGALQVGASIASGISGAIIVLVLTLYFLATLPVMRQGLLRLVPARDREQAGDISQQITESVGGYVMGMVVLAFCNATLALILYSVLGLPFPPLMAAIAFCVTLIPLVGSVLFWMIGTILALFTNPIAALVFAGVYLVYMQIEAYVLTPRVMNKAVAVPGSLVVIGALAGGTLLGLLGALVAVPVTASILIIIKQVVVPKQDART comes from the coding sequence ATGAGCAACGACGAGTCGCCGTCCCCCGCTCCGCACGACGACCGCGGCGTCCCCGCCGTCGACGGTGGCCCCGCTCCCGTCGACGCAGCGCTCGCGGGCGTCGCCGAGGAGGCGCCCGGAGCCCTCACGACGCCGGCCGGGCCGACCAGGCCCGTGGTGATCGAGCCGACCACGCCGAGCCGCTCGTTCTGGACGCGGATCGACCGCCCGTTCGTGTTCGGTTTCCTCGTGACGCTCGGCGGCCTCGGAGCGATCGTCATCGGCATGGCGCTGTCGAACCTCTCCACCGTGCTCATCTACATCGCGCTCGCCCTGTTCGCATCCCTCGGCCTCGACCCGGCGGTGCGTTTCCTGGAACGCCGTGGCCTGTCCCGTGCCCTGGCCGTCGTGACGACCATCCTCGCGCTCATCATCGTCGTCGCCCTCGTCCTGTGGATGATCGTGCCGATCGTCGTGGATCAGATCGCGAGCTTCGTGAAGTCCGTCCCGGGCATGGTCCAGGACTTCACCAAGACCGACCTCTACGGCACCCTCAACAACCAGTTCGGCGATCAGTTCCAGGACCTCGTGTCGGAGGTGCAGAAGTTCCTCTCCGACTTCGGCAACCTGGCGACGATCGGCGGCGGCGCCCTGCAGGTCGGGGCGTCCATCGCCAGCGGCATCTCCGGCGCGATCATCGTCCTCGTGCTGACGCTGTACTTCCTCGCGACGCTGCCCGTCATGCGGCAGGGCCTGCTGCGCCTCGTCCCGGCCCGCGACCGCGAGCAGGCCGGCGACATCTCGCAGCAGATCACGGAGTCGGTCGGTGGGTACGTCATGGGCATGGTCGTCCTCGCGTTCTGCAACGCGACCCTCGCGCTGATCCTGTACTCGGTGCTGGGCCTGCCGTTCCCGCCGCTCATGGCCGCGATCGCCTTCTGCGTCACGCTCATCCCGCTCGTCGGCTCGGTGCTGTTCTGGATGATCGGCACCATCCTCGCCCTGTTCACGAACCCGATCGCCGCCCTGGTGTTCGCCGGCGTCTACCTCGTCTACATGCAGATCGAGGCGTACGTGCTCACCCCGCGGGTCATGAACAAGGCCGTCGCGGTGCCGGGCTCGCTCGTTGTCATCGGTGCCCTCGCCGGGGGCACGCTCCTCGGCCTCCTCGGCGCTCTCGTGGCCGTCCCCGTGACCGCCTCGATCCTCATCATCATCAAGCAGGTGGTCGTGCCCAAGCAGGACGCCCGTACCTGA
- a CDS encoding chorismate mutase translates to MTAAEDPKAELLRLRASIDNIDAALIFLLAERFRATQQVGQLKAEHAMPPSDPNREEQQVARLRALAEDAHLDPEFAEKWFNFVVAEVIRHHTEAAEGR, encoded by the coding sequence ATGACTGCCGCAGAGGACCCGAAGGCCGAACTGCTGCGCCTGCGCGCGAGCATCGACAACATCGACGCGGCGCTGATCTTCCTGCTCGCCGAGCGCTTCCGCGCCACCCAGCAGGTCGGCCAGCTCAAGGCCGAGCACGCGATGCCGCCGTCGGACCCGAATCGGGAGGAGCAGCAGGTCGCGCGGCTCCGCGCCCTCGCCGAGGACGCCCACCTCGACCCCGAGTTCGCGGAGAAGTGGTTCAACTTCGTCGTCGCGGAGGTCATCCGCCACCACACCGAGGCCGCCGAGGGCCGCTGA
- a CDS encoding long-chain-fatty-acid--CoA ligase: protein MTDSPLSSRPWLRSYADGVPADIDEPTQTLPEMLSASIRKYARRPALEFFGAVTTYRDLGEQIDRAAEGLRHLGVTKGDRVALVLPNCPQHVVAFYAVLRLGAIVVEHNPLYTARELRHQFEDHGARVAIVWDKVADTVAGFPDDLRVEHIVSIDLTTAMPLSKRFLLRLPLPKARASRAKLTATPRARHLLPWKKLIAHRRLPRRTPAPSLGDTAVLQYTSGTTGVPKGAILTHANLRANAMQGRAWVPGLRDGEETFYAVLPLFHAYGLTLCLTFALSIGAKVVLFPTFDLGLVTDAARTSPPTFLPAVPPIYDQLARAATRGTVDLSTIRFAISGAMSLPVATVRRWEEATGGLLVEGYGMTEASPVALGNPMGPTRRPGTVGVPFPSTEIRIVDPDDPEVDVPTGEPGELLLRGPQVFQGYWGRPGETAETLLPDGWLRTGDIAEVSPDGFVTIVDRRKELIITGGFNVSPSEVENALEAHPDVVAAAVVGLPRSSGGEEVAAAVVLREGAAADMDGLRDFCRTHLTAYKVPRRITAVDDLPRSLIGKVLRREVRDRLLAARGA from the coding sequence ATGACCGACTCGCCTCTGTCTTCCCGCCCCTGGCTGCGCTCGTACGCCGACGGCGTGCCCGCCGACATCGACGAGCCGACGCAGACGCTGCCCGAGATGCTGTCGGCGAGCATCCGGAAGTACGCCCGCCGTCCCGCCCTCGAGTTCTTCGGCGCGGTCACGACGTACCGCGACCTCGGCGAGCAGATCGATCGCGCCGCGGAGGGCCTGCGCCACCTGGGCGTCACGAAGGGCGACCGTGTGGCGCTGGTGCTGCCCAACTGCCCGCAGCACGTCGTCGCGTTCTACGCGGTCCTCCGTCTCGGCGCGATCGTCGTCGAGCACAACCCGCTCTACACGGCACGCGAGCTGCGGCACCAGTTCGAGGACCACGGCGCGCGCGTCGCGATCGTCTGGGACAAGGTCGCCGACACGGTCGCGGGCTTCCCGGACGACCTGCGCGTCGAGCACATCGTGAGCATCGACCTGACGACCGCGATGCCGCTGTCGAAGCGCTTCCTGCTGCGGCTTCCGCTGCCGAAGGCCCGCGCGTCGCGGGCGAAGCTGACGGCCACTCCGCGGGCCCGCCATCTCCTGCCGTGGAAGAAACTTATCGCGCATCGCCGGCTCCCCCGTCGCACGCCCGCGCCCTCGCTGGGCGACACCGCCGTCCTGCAGTACACCAGCGGCACGACGGGAGTCCCCAAGGGGGCGATCCTCACGCACGCGAACCTCCGGGCCAACGCGATGCAGGGCCGCGCCTGGGTACCCGGCCTCCGGGATGGCGAAGAGACCTTCTACGCCGTCCTCCCGCTGTTCCACGCCTACGGGCTGACCCTGTGCCTCACCTTCGCGTTGAGCATCGGGGCGAAAGTGGTCCTCTTCCCGACGTTCGACCTAGGTCTGGTCACCGATGCCGCCCGCACGAGCCCGCCCACCTTCCTCCCCGCCGTGCCACCCATCTACGACCAGCTGGCGCGCGCCGCCACACGAGGGACCGTGGATCTCTCCACGATCCGCTTCGCGATCTCCGGCGCGATGAGCCTTCCGGTGGCGACGGTGCGGCGGTGGGAGGAGGCGACCGGCGGCCTCCTCGTCGAGGGCTACGGGATGACCGAGGCCTCCCCGGTGGCGCTCGGCAACCCGATGGGACCGACCCGACGGCCCGGTACCGTGGGCGTGCCGTTCCCGAGCACCGAGATCCGCATCGTCGACCCGGATGACCCCGAGGTGGACGTGCCGACGGGCGAGCCGGGTGAGCTCCTCCTCCGTGGCCCGCAGGTGTTCCAGGGGTACTGGGGGCGGCCAGGGGAGACGGCCGAGACCCTGCTCCCGGACGGCTGGCTACGCACGGGCGACATCGCCGAGGTCTCGCCGGACGGTTTCGTGACCATCGTCGACCGCCGCAAGGAGCTCATCATCACCGGGGGCTTCAACGTCTCGCCCAGCGAGGTGGAGAACGCGCTCGAAGCGCACCCGGACGTCGTGGCGGCCGCGGTCGTCGGGCTGCCCCGGTCGAGCGGCGGGGAGGAGGTCGCCGCCGCCGTCGTCCTCCGCGAGGGCGCCGCGGCCGACATGGACGGACTCCGCGACTTCTGCCGCACCCACCTGACCGCCTACAAGGTGCCGCGTCGCATCACCGCCGTCGACGACCTCCCCCGGTCGCTCATCGGCAAGGTGCTGCGCCGCGAGGTGCGGGACAGGCTGCTCGCCGCGCGCGGCGCCTGA
- a CDS encoding GNAT family N-acetyltransferase has protein sequence MDLPTLTPVPVLSTARLELVPLGPEHLDGTWAALQEPEVLRLTGTHDRFTREGVETWLRSLADRDDRADWAILRREDGAHIGEVVLSDLDEENLSAGFRIALAGPQWFGAGYGTEATRAVLRHAFDTVGLHRVELEVFAFNPRAQRAYEKAGFVVEGRRRHALRWQGDWVDAIVMGALADGRVHTEPE, from the coding sequence ATGGACCTGCCCACCCTCACCCCCGTCCCCGTGCTGTCGACCGCGCGTCTGGAGCTCGTCCCGCTCGGCCCCGAGCACCTCGACGGCACCTGGGCCGCGCTGCAGGAACCCGAGGTGCTGCGCCTGACCGGGACGCACGACCGGTTCACCCGCGAGGGCGTCGAGACCTGGCTCCGATCGCTCGCCGACCGGGACGACCGGGCGGACTGGGCGATCCTCCGCCGCGAAGACGGCGCGCACATCGGCGAGGTGGTCCTCAGCGACCTGGACGAGGAGAACCTCTCGGCCGGCTTCCGCATCGCTCTCGCGGGCCCGCAGTGGTTCGGCGCCGGATACGGGACCGAGGCGACGCGCGCGGTGCTCCGGCATGCGTTCGACACGGTCGGTCTGCATCGGGTGGAGCTCGAGGTGTTCGCCTTCAACCCGCGGGCGCAGCGCGCATACGAGAAGGCCGGATTCGTGGTCGAGGGGCGGCGCCGCCATGCCCTGCGGTGGCAGGGCGACTGGGTCGACGCGATCGTGATGGGTGCCCTCGCGGACGGACGGGTGCACACCGAACCCGAGTGA
- a CDS encoding short chain dehydrogenase, giving the protein MKALVIGATGSIGGVVAATLDVRGHEVVRASRSGEQSVDVTDPASIRSLFERVGPVDAVVVAVGSVPFRPLLDLDRDDYLAAFTGKTLAQLDVVRVALDHVTDGGSVTLTSGVLAREPIATGAAAAMANGALESFVVTAAAEAPRGIRINAVSPDVLANSPGYFSTFPGHRPVTDEEVGRAYVRAIEGVVTGRVLTV; this is encoded by the coding sequence ATGAAAGCACTCGTGATCGGCGCGACCGGCAGCATCGGCGGCGTGGTCGCCGCGACCCTCGACGTCCGGGGACACGAGGTGGTGCGGGCGTCCCGCTCCGGCGAGCAGAGCGTGGACGTCACCGACCCCGCCTCCATCCGCAGTCTCTTCGAGCGGGTCGGCCCGGTCGACGCGGTCGTCGTCGCCGTCGGTTCGGTGCCCTTCCGGCCGCTCCTCGACCTGGATCGCGACGACTACCTCGCGGCGTTCACCGGGAAGACGCTCGCGCAGCTCGACGTCGTGCGCGTCGCCCTGGACCACGTGACCGACGGCGGCTCCGTGACCCTCACCAGCGGCGTGCTCGCGCGCGAACCGATCGCGACCGGTGCGGCGGCGGCGATGGCCAACGGCGCACTGGAGTCGTTCGTGGTGACGGCGGCCGCCGAAGCACCGCGCGGCATCCGCATCAACGCCGTCTCGCCCGACGTGCTCGCCAACTCCCCCGGCTACTTCTCGACGTTCCCCGGCCACCGGCCGGTGACGGACGAGGAGGTCGGGCGGGCGTACGTCCGAGCCATCGAAGGGGTCGTGACGGGACGGGTGCTCACGGTCTGA